In Equus asinus isolate D_3611 breed Donkey chromosome 13, EquAss-T2T_v2, whole genome shotgun sequence, one DNA window encodes the following:
- the DCAF7 gene encoding DDB1- and CUL4-associated factor 7 encodes MSLHGKRKEIYKYEAPWTVYAMNWSVRPDKRFRLALGSFVEEYNNKVQLVGLDEESSEFICRNTFDHPYPTTKLMWIPDTKGVYPDLLATSGDYLRVWRVGETETRLECLLNNNKNSDFCAPLTSFDWNEVDPYLLGTSSIDTTCTIWGLETGQVLGRVNLVSGHVKTQLIAHDKEVYDIAFSRAGGGRDMFASVGADGSVRMFDLRHLEHSTIIYEDPQHHPLLRLCWNKQDPNYLATMAMDGMEVVILDVRVPCTPVARLNNHRACVNGIAWAPHSSCHICTAADDHQALIWDIQQMPRAIEDPILAYTAEGEINNVQWASTQPDWIAICYNNCLEILRV; translated from the exons atGTCCCTGCACGGCAAACGGAAGGAGATCTACAAGTATGAAGCGCCCTGGACCGTCTACGCCATGAACTGGAGTGTGCGGCCCGACAAGCGCTTTCGCCTGGCGCTGGGCAGCTTCGTGGAGGAGTACAACAACAAG GTTCAGCTTGTTGGTTTAGATGAAGAGAGTTCGGAGTTTATTTGCCGAAACACCTTTGATCATCCGTACCCCACCACAAAGCTCATGTGGATCCCTGACACAAAAGGCGTCTATCCAGACCTACTGGCAACAAGTGGTGACTATCTCCGTGTGTGGAGG GTTGGTGAAACAGAGACCAGGCTGGAATGTTTGCTAAACAATAACAAGAACTCGGATTTCTGTGCTCCTCTGACCTCCTTTGACTGGAATGAGGTGGATCCTTATCTTTTAG GTACTTCCAGCATTGATACGACTTGTACCATCTGGGGGCTGGAGACTGGGCAGGTGCTGGGGCGAGTGAATCTTGTGTCTGGCCATGTGAAGACTCAACTGATTGCCCATGACAAAGAG GTCTATGATATTGCATTTAGCCGGGCTGGGGGTGGCAGGGACATGTTTGCCTCTGTGGGCGCTGATGGCTCGGTGCGGATGTTTGACCTCCGCCATCTAGAACACAGCACCATCATTTACGAAGACCCACAGCATCACCCACTGCTTCGCCTCTGCTGGAACAAGCAGGACCCTAACTACCTGGCTACTATGGCCATGGATGGAATGGAG GTAGTGATTCTGGACGTCCGAGTTCCCTGCACGCCTGTTGCTAGGTTAAACAACCACCGAGCATGTGTCAATGGCATTGCTTGGGCCCCACATTCATCCTGCCACATCTGTACTGCAG CGGATGACCATCAGGCTCTCATCTGGGACATCCAGCAAATGCCTCGGGCCATCGAGGACCCTATCCTTGCCTACACCGCCGAAGGAGAGATCAACAATGTGCAGTGGGCATCGACTCAGCCTGACTGGATTGCCATCTGCTACAACAACTGCCTGGAGATACTCAGAGTGTAG
- the TACO1 gene encoding translational activator of cytochrome c oxidase 1 isoform X1 yields the protein MAAWGALSLSRAAAPCLRARVPGARAALPRAPLASWPETSGCSPSQGRTLHLTAAVPAGHNKWSKVRHIKGPKDTERSRIFSKLCLSIRLAVKEGGPNPELNSNLASILEVCRSKHMPKSTIEASLKMEKTKDVYLLYEGRGPGGSSLLIEALSNSGSKCHSDIKHILNKNGGMMAEGARHSFDKKGVIVVGMEDREKKAVNLERALELAIEAGAEDVKETEDEEEKNIFKFICDASSLHQVRKKLDSLGLCSVSCTLEFIPNTKVRLADPDLEQAAHLIQALGNHEDVIQVYDNIE from the exons ATGGCAGCTTGGGGCGCCCTCAGCTTGAGCAGGGCCGCTGCCCCTTGCTTGCGGGCACGAGTCCCCGGGGCTCGGGCGGCTCTTCCGCGCGCCCCACTGGCCTCCTGGCCTGAGACCTCGGGCTGCAGCCCCTCTCAGGGTAGGACGCTGCACCTCACCGCGGCGGTCCCCGCCGGGCACAACAAATGGTCCAAAGTCCGGCATATCAAGGGTCCCAAGGACACTGAAAGAAGTCGCATCTTCTCCAAGCTCTGTTTGAGCATCCGCCTAGCGGTTAAAG AAGGAGGCCCCAACCCTGAGCTCAACAGTAATCTGGCCAGCATCTTGGAGGTGTGTCGCAGCAAACACATGCCCAAGTCAACAATTGAGGCATCGCTGAAAATGGAG AAAACCAAGGATGTTTATTTGCTGTATGAGGGTCGAGGCCCTGGTGGCTCTTCTCTGCTCATTGAAGCATTATCTAACAGTGGCTCCAAGTGCCATTCAGACATCAAACATATCCTGAACAAGAATGG GGGAATGATGGCTGAAGGAGCTCGCCACTCCTTTGACAAAAAGGGGGTGATTGTGGTTGGAatggaggacagagagaagaaagctgtGAACCTAGAGCGTGCCCTGGAGCTGGCAATCGAAGCAGGAGCTGAGGATGTCAAGGAAACTGAAGACGAAgaggaaaagaacatttttaaa TTTATTTGTGATGCTTCTTCACTGCATCAAGTGAGGAAGAAGCTGGACTCCCTGGGCTTGTGTTCTGTGTCCTGTACGCTAGAGTTCATCCCCAACACAAAAGTGCGACTGGCTGACCCCGACCTGGAGCAGGCTGCTCATCTCATCCAGGCTCTCGGCAACCACGAGGACGTGATCCAGGTCTATGACAACATTGAGTAA
- the TACO1 gene encoding translational activator of cytochrome c oxidase 1 isoform X2, whose amino-acid sequence MAAWGALSLSRAAAPCLRARVPGARAALPRAPLASWPETSGCSPSQGRTLHLTAAVPAGHNKWSKVRHIKGPKDTERSRIFSKLCLSIRLAVKGGPNPELNSNLASILEVCRSKHMPKSTIEASLKMEKTKDVYLLYEGRGPGGSSLLIEALSNSGSKCHSDIKHILNKNGGMMAEGARHSFDKKGVIVVGMEDREKKAVNLERALELAIEAGAEDVKETEDEEEKNIFKFICDASSLHQVRKKLDSLGLCSVSCTLEFIPNTKVRLADPDLEQAAHLIQALGNHEDVIQVYDNIE is encoded by the exons ATGGCAGCTTGGGGCGCCCTCAGCTTGAGCAGGGCCGCTGCCCCTTGCTTGCGGGCACGAGTCCCCGGGGCTCGGGCGGCTCTTCCGCGCGCCCCACTGGCCTCCTGGCCTGAGACCTCGGGCTGCAGCCCCTCTCAGGGTAGGACGCTGCACCTCACCGCGGCGGTCCCCGCCGGGCACAACAAATGGTCCAAAGTCCGGCATATCAAGGGTCCCAAGGACACTGAAAGAAGTCGCATCTTCTCCAAGCTCTGTTTGAGCATCCGCCTAGCGGTTAAAG GAGGCCCCAACCCTGAGCTCAACAGTAATCTGGCCAGCATCTTGGAGGTGTGTCGCAGCAAACACATGCCCAAGTCAACAATTGAGGCATCGCTGAAAATGGAG AAAACCAAGGATGTTTATTTGCTGTATGAGGGTCGAGGCCCTGGTGGCTCTTCTCTGCTCATTGAAGCATTATCTAACAGTGGCTCCAAGTGCCATTCAGACATCAAACATATCCTGAACAAGAATGG GGGAATGATGGCTGAAGGAGCTCGCCACTCCTTTGACAAAAAGGGGGTGATTGTGGTTGGAatggaggacagagagaagaaagctgtGAACCTAGAGCGTGCCCTGGAGCTGGCAATCGAAGCAGGAGCTGAGGATGTCAAGGAAACTGAAGACGAAgaggaaaagaacatttttaaa TTTATTTGTGATGCTTCTTCACTGCATCAAGTGAGGAAGAAGCTGGACTCCCTGGGCTTGTGTTCTGTGTCCTGTACGCTAGAGTTCATCCCCAACACAAAAGTGCGACTGGCTGACCCCGACCTGGAGCAGGCTGCTCATCTCATCCAGGCTCTCGGCAACCACGAGGACGTGATCCAGGTCTATGACAACATTGAGTAA